In Castanea sativa cultivar Marrone di Chiusa Pesio chromosome 6, ASM4071231v1, a single window of DNA contains:
- the LOC142640627 gene encoding arginase 1, mitochondrial, whose translation MSSLGRRGIHFVHKLNAANVPADLLEKGQSRVIDASLTLIRERAKLKGELVRALGGSVASTSLLGVPLGHNSSFLQGPAFAPPRIREAIWCGSTNSATEEGKELKDPRVLTDVGDVPVQEIRDCGVDDDRLMNVISDSVKLVMEEAPLRPLVLGGDHSISYPVVRAVSEKLGGPVDILHLDAHPDIYHSFEGNKYSHASSFARIMEGGYARRLLQVGLRSITTEGREQGKRFGVEQFEMRTFSRDREFLENLKLGEGVKGVYISIDVDSLDPAFAPGVSHIEPGGLSFRDVLNILHNLQGNVVAADVVEFNPQRDTVDGMTAMVAAKLVRELTAKISKL comes from the exons ATGTCAAGCCTAGGGCGGAGAGGAATTCATTTCGTTCACAAACTAAATGCTGCAAATGTCCCTGCTGATTTGCTAGAAAAGGGCCAAAGTCGTGTTATTGATGCTTCCCTTACACTTATCCGTGAGAGGGCAAAGCTTAAG GGAGAGCTTGTCCGTGCTTTAGGAGGTTCTGTTGCATCGACATCTCTTCTTGGAGTACCTTTAGGACATAACTCATCATTTCTTCAGGGGCCTGCATTTGCACCTCCTCGCATTAGAGAGGCTATCtggtgtggtagcacaaactcAGCAACTGAAGAAG GGAAAGAATTAAAAGACCCACGGGTGCTAACTGATGTTGGCGATGTCCCTGTCCAAGAAATTAGAGATTGTGGTGTGGATGATGACAGATTGATGAATGTCATAAGTGACTCTGTCAAGCTAGTTATGGAAGAG GCTCCGTTACGCCCATTAGTTTTAGGTGGTGATCACTCAATATCATATCCTGTTGTAAGAGCTGTTTCTGAAAAGCTTGGGGGGCCTGTAGATATTCTTCATCTTGATGCCCATCCGGATATCTATCATTCCTTTGAAGGAAATAAGTATTCTCATGCTTCTTCTTTTGCCCGTATTATGGAGGGTGGTTATGCTCGGCGGCTTTTGCAG GTTGGTCTTAGATCAATAACAACTGAAGGGCGTGAACAAGGCAAAAGATTTGGAGTGGAGCAATTTGAAATGAGAACCTTTTCAAGAGATCGTGAATTTTTGGAAAAcctg AAACTTGGGGAGGGTGTAAAAGGCGTGTATATCTCAATAGATGTGGATAGTCTTGATCCTGCTTTTGCTCCTGGAGTGTCTCACATTGAGCCAGGGGGTCTCTCTTTTCGTGATGTTCTCAACATCCTCCACAACCTCCAAGGTAATGTTGTTGCTGCAGATGTGGTTGAGTTCAACCCACAACGTGACACTGTTGATGGTATGACTGCAATGGTAGCTGCTAAGCTGGTGAGAGAACTGACAGCAAAGATATCAAAATTATAG
- the LOC142638300 gene encoding uncharacterized protein LOC142638300 — MPFRTAQIRLVSSHPEVYEPCDDSFALVDALLADRNNLLEHHPMLCMEVGCGSGYIITSLALILGQEAPGIHYIATDTNPHAVRVTSETLEAHGVHAELINTDIALGLENRLARLVDVMVVNPPYVPTPEDEVGREGIASSWAGGENGRSVIDRILPIADNLLSDNGWLYMVTLTCNNPSEICLQMRERGYASRIVVQRSTEEESLHVIKFWRDLDVQEDGKQMVSPNKTAPARGVMESLLSQFPLLSSWRSNSNHSS, encoded by the coding sequence ATGCCCTTCAGAACAGCCCAAATCCGCCTTGTGAGTTCACATCCCGAGGTTTATGAACCATGCGATGATTCATTTGCGCTAGTTGATGCGCTTCTGGCTGATAGGAATAACCTGTTAGAGCATCATCCTATGTTGTGCATGGAAGTGGGTTGTGGCAGCGGTTATATTATTACTTCTCTAGCTCTCATTCTAGGACAGGAGGCTCCTGGGATCCACTATATAGCTACTGATACCAACCCGCATGCTGTGAGGGTGACTAGTGAGACTCTAGAAGCACATGGTGTTCACGCAGAGTTGATAAACACTGACATCGCGTTAGGACTGGAGAATCGTCTGGCAAGATTGGTTGATGTGATGGTTGTGAACCCACCGTATGTGCCGACCCCTGAAGATGAAGTAGGTCGTGAAGGAATTGCCTCATCTTGGGCAGGAGGGGAGAATGGCCGGAGCGTTATTGATAGGATATTGCCAATTGCTGACAATCTATTGTCAGACAATGGCTGGTTGTACATGGTCACACTTACATGTAATAATCCCTCAGAGATATGCCTTCAAATGAGGGAGAGGGGGTATGCTTCTAGAATTGTAGTCCAGAGATCAACAGAAGAAGAGAGTCTCCATGTTATCAAGTTCTGGCGGGATCTTGATGTTCAAGAAGATGGAAAGCAAATGGTGTCGCCGAATAAGACAGCTCCTGCAAGGGGGGTTATGGAGTCCCTGCTCTCACAGTTTCCTCTATTGTCATCCTGGAGAAGCAATAGCAACCACAGTAGCTAA
- the LOC142641672 gene encoding putative tRNA N6-adenosine threonylcarbamoyltransferase, mitochondrial isoform X2, with amino-acid sequence MKMALSSTLSRLNLIPRPWLPYTVTTLRALKLKPHKPQLLRPMWAPLTLSSFSVSAQIHRPQDDNLIVLGIETSCDDTAAAVVKSSGEILSQVVSSQADLLVRYGGVAPKMAEEAHSQVIDQVVQEALNQANVSETDLSAVAVTIGPGLSLCLRVGVQKARKTAGSFNLPIIGVHHMEAHALVARLMERELQFPFMALLISGGHNLLILAQGLGQYIQLGTSIDDAIGEAYDKTAKWLGLDMRRSGGPAIEKLAREGDAESIKFSIPMKQHKDCNFSYAGLKTQVRLAIESRNIQDRRTRADIAASFQRVAVLHLEERCERAIEWALKIEPSIKHLVVSGGVASNQYVRARLDQVVKKNSLQLVCPPPSLCTDNGVMVAWTGIEHFRMGRFDPPPPAVESEDFVYDLRPRWPLGEEYAEGRSEARSLRKARIHPSLTSIIQASLQQQH; translated from the exons ATGAAAATGGCACTTTCTTCAACGCTTTCCCGCCTAAACCTTATTCCCAGACCTTGGCTTCCTTACACAGTAACCACTCTCAGAGCTCTAAAACTAAAACCCCATAAACCCCAACTCCTCCGACCCATGTGGGcacctctcactctctcttccttctcagTCTCAGCCCAAATTCATAGACCCCAAGATGACAATTTGATAGTTCTCGGCATCGAAACCAGCTGCGACGACACTGCGGCCGCCGTT GTGAAGAGCAGTGGTGAGATTCTCAGCCAAGTTGTGTCTTCTCAG GCAGACCTGCTTGTTCGATATGGAGGTGTCGCTCCAAAAATGGCAGAAGAAGCACACTCGCAAGTGATTGATCAG GTTGTGCAAGAAGCACTTAATCAAGCTAATGTAAGTGAGACAGATCTATCAGCAGTAGCTGTTACTATTGGTCCCGGTTTAAGCCTTTGTCTTCGTG TTGGTGTGCAGAAAGCAAGGAAAACTGCTGGTAGCTTTAATCTACCAATAATTGGTGTACATCACATGGAGGCTCATGCTCTAGTGGCCAG GTTAATGGAAAGAGAGCTGCAATTTCCTTTCATGGCCTTGCTTATTTCAG gaggaCACAATCTACTTATTCTTGCTCAAGGCCTTGGCCAATACATACAACTTGGGACCTCAATAGATGATGCAATTGGTGAGGCATATGACAAGACAGCAAAGTGGCTTGGTCTTGATATGAGGAGAAGTGGTGGGCCAGCTATAGAGAAGCTTGCTCGAGAGGGTGATGCAGAATCAATCAAGTTCTCT ATTCCAATGAAACAACATAAAGATTGCAACTTCTCATATGCTGGTCTGAAGACTCAAGTGAGGCTGGCAATTGAATCCAGAAATAT TCAAGATAGACGTACTCGAGCTGATATTGCTGCTTCTTTTCag CGAGTTGCAGTATTACATCTAGAGGAAAGATGTGAGCGAGCAATTGAATGGGCATTGAAGATTGAGCCTTCTATTAAACATTTG GTAGTCTCTGGAGGTGTTGCATCAAATCAGTATGTTAGGGCTCGCCTTGATCAGGTTGTGAAGAAAAACAGTTTGCAACTTGTGTGCCCTCCCCCCAGTCTGTGCACGGACAATG GTGTAATGGTGGCTTGGACTGGCATTGAACACTTTCGCATGGGCAGATTTGATCCTCCACCACCTGCAGTTGAATCTGAAGATTTTGTG TATGATTTGCGGCCAAGGTGGCCTTTGGGTGAGGAATATGCTGAAGGAAGAAGTGAAGCTCGCTCCTTGAGAAAGGCCCGGATCCATCCATCTCTTACATCTATCATTCAAGCATCACTGCAACAGCAACACTAG
- the LOC142641672 gene encoding putative tRNA N6-adenosine threonylcarbamoyltransferase, mitochondrial isoform X1 yields MKMALSSTLSRLNLIPRPWLPYTVTTLRALKLKPHKPQLLRPMWAPLTLSSFSVSAQIHRPQDDNLIVLGIETSCDDTAAAVVKSSGEILSQVVSSQADLLVRYGGVAPKMAEEAHSQVIDQVVQEALNQANVSETDLSAVAVTIGPGLSLCLRVGVQKARKTAGSFNLPIIGVHHMEAHALVARLMERELQFPFMALLISGGHNLLILAQGLGQYIQLGTSIDDAIGEAYDKTAKWLGLDMRRSGGPAIEKLAREGDAESIKFSIPMKQHKDCNFSYAGLKTQVRLAIESRNINAEIPISCASSQDRRTRADIAASFQRVAVLHLEERCERAIEWALKIEPSIKHLVVSGGVASNQYVRARLDQVVKKNSLQLVCPPPSLCTDNGVMVAWTGIEHFRMGRFDPPPPAVESEDFVYDLRPRWPLGEEYAEGRSEARSLRKARIHPSLTSIIQASLQQQH; encoded by the exons ATGAAAATGGCACTTTCTTCAACGCTTTCCCGCCTAAACCTTATTCCCAGACCTTGGCTTCCTTACACAGTAACCACTCTCAGAGCTCTAAAACTAAAACCCCATAAACCCCAACTCCTCCGACCCATGTGGGcacctctcactctctcttccttctcagTCTCAGCCCAAATTCATAGACCCCAAGATGACAATTTGATAGTTCTCGGCATCGAAACCAGCTGCGACGACACTGCGGCCGCCGTT GTGAAGAGCAGTGGTGAGATTCTCAGCCAAGTTGTGTCTTCTCAG GCAGACCTGCTTGTTCGATATGGAGGTGTCGCTCCAAAAATGGCAGAAGAAGCACACTCGCAAGTGATTGATCAG GTTGTGCAAGAAGCACTTAATCAAGCTAATGTAAGTGAGACAGATCTATCAGCAGTAGCTGTTACTATTGGTCCCGGTTTAAGCCTTTGTCTTCGTG TTGGTGTGCAGAAAGCAAGGAAAACTGCTGGTAGCTTTAATCTACCAATAATTGGTGTACATCACATGGAGGCTCATGCTCTAGTGGCCAG GTTAATGGAAAGAGAGCTGCAATTTCCTTTCATGGCCTTGCTTATTTCAG gaggaCACAATCTACTTATTCTTGCTCAAGGCCTTGGCCAATACATACAACTTGGGACCTCAATAGATGATGCAATTGGTGAGGCATATGACAAGACAGCAAAGTGGCTTGGTCTTGATATGAGGAGAAGTGGTGGGCCAGCTATAGAGAAGCTTGCTCGAGAGGGTGATGCAGAATCAATCAAGTTCTCT ATTCCAATGAAACAACATAAAGATTGCAACTTCTCATATGCTGGTCTGAAGACTCAAGTGAGGCTGGCAATTGAATCCAGAAATAT TAATGCTGAAATTCCCATTTCTTGTGCAAGTAGTCAAGATAGACGTACTCGAGCTGATATTGCTGCTTCTTTTCag CGAGTTGCAGTATTACATCTAGAGGAAAGATGTGAGCGAGCAATTGAATGGGCATTGAAGATTGAGCCTTCTATTAAACATTTG GTAGTCTCTGGAGGTGTTGCATCAAATCAGTATGTTAGGGCTCGCCTTGATCAGGTTGTGAAGAAAAACAGTTTGCAACTTGTGTGCCCTCCCCCCAGTCTGTGCACGGACAATG GTGTAATGGTGGCTTGGACTGGCATTGAACACTTTCGCATGGGCAGATTTGATCCTCCACCACCTGCAGTTGAATCTGAAGATTTTGTG TATGATTTGCGGCCAAGGTGGCCTTTGGGTGAGGAATATGCTGAAGGAAGAAGTGAAGCTCGCTCCTTGAGAAAGGCCCGGATCCATCCATCTCTTACATCTATCATTCAAGCATCACTGCAACAGCAACACTAG
- the LOC142637943 gene encoding putative disease resistance protein RGA4, with the protein MAELLISVLLEQFASITTREAKQELRLVVGVDEEVRKLEGNLRTVYAVLEDAEKRQMKEHTVKLWLEKLKDVSYEMDNVLDEWNTAMIKSEIEKEEEETAANDPIVKKKKKVCPFIPSPTCCYQVHKLVLRHDIAHKIKELNRKLDEIVRERGMYGFESTRDPTLEVVEHPKTTAFVDISEICGRDEVRGDLVSILLGKGNEEERSPYVISLVGMGGIGKTTLAQLAYNDPEVQDHFEKNIMWVCVSGPFDQCKVAKAIIESLGGGDPNIIELQSLLKKICELIMGKKFFLVLDNVWTEDSTLWEPFKLSLKYGAQGSRILVTTRKNVVAKMMGSACTINLEVLSDEDCWLVFSKIAFSDKDSEECKQLEDLGIQISKKCKGLPLAAKTLGSLMRFKRSKEQWEMVLYSSLWELEDVERGLFAPLLLSYYDLPSPFRRCFSYCAFFPKDYFFSTDELVLMWMAQGYINSKENMEMEIKAREYFESLAMLSFFQDFVKDNGGKIIRCKMHDIVHDFAQLMTKNECFTINSDKELGLDYKNAHHLRLEIAKEDQNLVSIYSAKNLRTLNFLYRSDYNLSNLFQHFRRLRMLTLDCLDGKSKELPDIVQNFIHLRYLNLVNYNGDKLPETICNLCNLQMLKINIRSDGFKKMPQGMGKLINLRHLILGVSSLNRQLEFPRGIGRLTSLRTLRYFFVSGKDDNKGCKLEELKNLNYLQGTLEIRGLGNVTNVTEAENAQLKKKKYLRDLNLYFGGENDRRIENDALVLNALEPPRDLVNLSIYDYQGTTMSPNWMMPLTNLKRLTLACFTQLDCLPPLGKLPSLKSLKITFFMSLKKVGIEFLGIEHELKKCDKIKIFPNLKSLSFHYLNEWEDWIGIGEMRGGGGGGGGGGGGGVEEEERCITIMPHLKQLTILYSPKLKSLPDFLRTAPLQILEVRHSSILSERCQKGSGEDWAKIFHIPNIQIDGKYVQRDGREVNSESESSSSTMNLPG; encoded by the exons ATGGCTGAACTTCTTATTTCTGTTCTCTTGGAGCAGTTTGCTTCAATCACTACTCGAGAGGCGAAACAAGAGTTAAGGTTGGTTGTTGGCGTTGATGAAGAAGTCCGAAAGCTTGAAGGCAATTTACGAACTGTATATGCGGTGCTCGAAGATGCTGAGAAGAGACAAATGAAGGAGCATACTGTGAAGCTTTGGTTAGAAAAGCTCAAGGACGTATCCTATGAGATGGACAACGTGCTGGATGAGTGGAACACTGCAATGATCAAAtcagaaattgaaaaagaagaagaggaaactGCTGCAAATGATCCTattgtgaagaaaaagaagaaggtatgcCCCTTCATCCCCTCTCCTACTTGTTGTTATCAAGTTCATAAACTTGTTTTGCGTCATGACATTGCTCACAAGATAAAAGAACTAAATAGAAAATTAGATGAGAttgtaagagagagagggatgTATGGGTTTGAGTCGACTAGAGACCCTACCCTCGAAGTAGTTGAGCATCCAAAAACTACTGCCTTTGTTGATATATCTGAAATATGTGGCCGTGATGAGGTTAGGGGTGATTTAGTGAGCATTCTGTTGGGCAAGGgtaatgaagaagaaagaagcccTTATGTAATCTCTTTAGTGGGCATGGGTGGAATTGGAAAAACCACTCTTGCCCAATTAGCCTATAATGATCCTGAAGTGCAAGACCACTTTGAGAAAAACATaatgtgggtttgtgtttctggACCTTTTGATCAGTGTAAGGTAGCCAAAGCAATCATTGAAAGCTTAGGAGGTGGTGACCCAAACATTATTGAATTGCAAAgtctactaaaaaaaatttgtgaattaATTATGGGAAAGAAGTTCTTTCTTGTCTTGGATAATGTGTGGACTGAAGATTCTACATTATGGGAGCCATTTAAACTTTCACTCAAATATGGTGCCCAAGGGAGTAGAATTCTAGTAACCACACGAAAAAACGTAGTTGCAAAGATGATGGGTAGTGCATGCACGATCAATTTGGAGGTATTGTCTGACGAAGATTGCTGGTTGGTATTTAGTAAAATAGCATTTTCTGATAAGGATTCTGAGGAATGTAAGCAATTAGAAGACCTTGGCATACAAATATCAAAGAAATGTAAAGGCTTGCCACTTGCTGCAAAAACTCTCGGGAGTCTAATGCGCTTCAAGAGAAGTAAAGAACAATGGGAGATGGTTTTATACAGTAGTTTGTGGGAATTAGAAGACGTGGAGAGGGGTCTTTTCGCACCGTTATTATTGAGTTATTATGATTTGCCTTCTCCATTTAGACGATGTTTCTCATATTGTGCTTTTTTTCCAAAAGATTATTTCTTTTCTACAGATGAGTTGGTCTTAATGTGGATGGCACAAGGATATatcaattcaaaagaaaatatggaGATGGAAATCAAAGCAAGAGAATACTTTGAATCTTTGGCCATGCTCTCCTTCTTCCAAGATTTTGTGAAAGATAATGGTGGCAAGATAATAAGGTGTAAAATGCATGACATAGTGCATGACTTTGCACAGTTAATGACAAAAAATGAATGCTTCACAATCAATAGTGACAAAGAGTTGGGATTAGATTATAAAAATGCTCACCATTTGCGTTTAGAAATTGCAAAAGAGGACCAAAATCTTGTGTCCATTTATAGTGCAAAAAATTTGCGCACCCTCAATTTTTTATATCGAAGTGATTATAACCTATCTAATTTATTCCAACATTTTAGAAGGTTACGAATGTTAACTTTGGATTGTCTAGATGGTAAATCAAAGGAACTTCCAGATATTGTGCAAAATTTCATACATTTAAGGTATCTCAATTTAGTTAATTACAATGGAGACAAATTACCTGAAACCATTTGCAATCTATGCAATTTACAAATGTTGAAGATCAATATTCGGAGTGATGGGTTCAAGAAAATGCCACAGGGGATGGGTAAACTAATTAATTTAAGACATCTTATTTTGGGTGTATCTTCTTTAAACAGACAGTTGGAGTTTCCAAGAGGAATTGGAAGATTGACTTCTCTTAGAACATTAAGATATTTCTTTGTAAGTGGTAAGGATGACAACAAAGGATGTAAActtgaagaattaaaaaatttgaactaccTTCAAGGGACTCTTGAAATAAGAGGGTTGGGGAATGTTACAAATGTAACTGAGGCCGAGAATGCACAacttaagaagaagaaataccttcgtgatttgaatttatattttggcGGAGAGAATGATAGAAGAATAGAGAATGATGCATTAGTTCTAAATGCCTTAGAGCCGCCTCGAGACTTGGTAAATTTATCCATTTATGATTACCAAGGCACCACGATGTCTCCTAATTGGATGATGCCCCTAACCAATTTGAAAAGGCTTACTCTCGCATGCTTCACACAGTTAGATTGTTTGCCTCCTTTGGGGAAGCTTCCATCTctcaaatcattaaaaataactTTCTTTATGAGCTTGAAAAAGGTGGGTATTGAATTTTTGGGAATAGAACATGAACTCAAGAaatgtgataaaataaaaatattcccAAATTTGAAATCTCTCTCGTTTCATTATTTGAACGAGTGGGAAGATTGGATTGGGATTGGAGAAATGagaggaggtggaggtggaggtggaggtggaggtggaggaggaGTAGAAGAGGAGGAACGTTGCATTACTATAATGCCACACCTTAAACAGTTGACAATTCTCTATAGCCCAAAGTTAAAGTCGCTGCCAGACTTCCTTCGAACGGCTCCATTGCAGATATTGGAGGTCCGTCACAGTTCAATTTTGAGTGAACGTTGCCAAAAAGGATCAGGAGAAGATTGGGCCAAGATTTTCCACATTCCGAACATCCAGATTGATGGGAAGTATGTGCAAAGAGATGGTCGAGAAGTTAACTCAGAGTCAGAG TCTTCTAGTTCCACAATGAATTTACCTGGTTGA